In the genome of Vicia villosa cultivar HV-30 ecotype Madison, WI linkage group LG7, Vvil1.0, whole genome shotgun sequence, one region contains:
- the LOC131618490 gene encoding small ribosomal subunit protein eS19x: MASSRTVKDVSPHEFVKAYSAHLKRSGKMELPEWTDIVKTAKFKELAPYDPDWYYIRAASMARKIYLRGGLGVGAFQRIYGGSQRNGSRPPHFCKSSGSIARNILQQLQNMNLIEMDTKGGRKITSSGRRDLDQVAGRIVIAP, encoded by the exons atggcttcttcgagaacTGTGAAGGACGTTTCGCCTCACGAATTCGTCAAGGCTTACTCTGCTCACCTCAAAAGATCTGGAAAG ATGGAGCTGCCTGAGTGGACTGATATTGTGAAAACTGCCAAGTTCAAAGAATTGGCTCCCTATGATCCCGATTGGTATTACATCAGAGCTG CTTCTATGGCAAGGAAGATCTACTTGAGAGGTGGTCTTGGTGTTGGCGCATTCCAGAGAATTTACGGTGGGAGCCAGAGGAATGGAAGTCGCCCTCCCCATTTTTGCAAGAGCAGTGGTTCTATTGCTCGTAACATTCTTCAACAGTTGCAGAACATGAACCTCATTGAGATGGACACCAAGGG TGGCAGGAAAATAACATCTAGTGGCAGACGGGATCTCGACCAAGTTGCTGGACGAATTGTAATCGCACCTTGA
- the LOC131618491 gene encoding uncharacterized protein LOC131618491: MTILEAAHKIVTSETLRNAAKQSQRCLTVPVHLRRAIKKYIRDQEEPYMKRKVLSLSQSFNEIKNVNLQLATTTSREIVEDPLKSSEQSKRWKITSSYGDIGLTYRNDETIAYVASRMPAVYSACYRVLKEVRRRLPGFSPTKVLDFGAGTGSAFWALREVWPKSLEKVNLIEPSQSMQRAGQSLIQDLKNLPLIHSYDSIQALSKNIGKSERGHDLVIASYVLGEIPSLKDRITIVRQLWDLTQDVLVLVEPGTPHGSNIIAQMRSYILWMEKRKHRKSSNKNNEVCKDLITDKAGAFVVAPCPHDGTCPLVKSGKYCHFVQRLERTSSQRAYKRSKGEPLRGFEDEKFSYVVFRRGRRPSEPWPLDGITFDTLKEQHAKRNPEDLEIDYEDWLKLQQVDDDASRGVVDVVKYDSDAIETDCEDDNEVDEEIEEGTTSADLGGGWGRIVFMPVRRGRQVTMNVCKSTKSDASEGSFVRMVVTKSKNPTLHHQAKKSIWGDLWPC; encoded by the exons ATGACAATACTTGAAGCTGCACATAAAATCGTCACCTCTGAAACCCTCCGCAACGCAGCCAAACAATCTCAACGATGCCTCACCGTCCCGGTCCATCTCCGCCGCGCCATCAAGAAGTACATTCGAG ATCAGGAGGAGCCATATATGAAGAGGAAGGTGTTGAGTCTGTCTCAGTCGTTCAATGAAATCAAGAATGTCAATTTGCAGTTAGCAACCACCACATCGAGGGAGATAGTTGAAGACCCTTTGAAGTCTTCTGAGCAATCTAAACGTTGGAAGATTACGAGCTCCTATGGTGACATTGGTCTCACGTATAGAAATGATGAGACGATTGCTTATGTGGCTTCTCGAATGCCTGCCGTTTACTCTGCTTGTTACAGAGTACTTAAAGAG GTTCGTAGAAGGCTTCCTGGTTTCTCCCCAACTAAGGTCTTAGATTTTGGTGCTGGGACTGGTTCAGCTTTCTG GGCATTACGAGAAGTTTGGCCAAAATCTTTAGAGAAAGTGAATTTAATAGAACCATCACAGTCAATGCAGCGTGCAGGTCAGAGTCTCATACAAG ATCTCAAGAATTTGCCACTTATTCATAGCTATGACAGCATTCAAGCTCTGTCTAAAAATATTGGTAAATCGGAGAGAGGGCATGACCTTGTAATTGCT TCTTATGTGCTCGGAGAGATCCCTTCGTTAAAGGATCGGATTACCATAGTTCGCCAGCTTTGGGATCTAACACAAGATGTTCTG GTTTTGGTTGAACCTGGAACACCTCATGGATCCAATATTATAGCTCAGATGAGATCTTACATATTATGGATGGAAAAGAGA AAACATCGTAAATCTTCTAATAAAAACAATGAAGTTTGTAAAGATTTGATCACTGACAAGGCCGGTGCTTTTGTGGTTGCTCCT TGTCCTCATGATGGTACTTGTCCACTGGTAAAATCTGGAAAATATTGTCATTTTGTTCAGCGTTTGGAAAGGACATCGTCGCAGCGTGCTTACAAG CGTTCAAAAGGCGAGCCCTTGCGTGGCtttgaagatgagaaattctCCTATGTTGTTTTTAGACGAGGAAGAAGACCAAG TGAACCTTGGCCTCTTGATGGTATTACATTTGACACTCTGAAGGAGCAACATGCCAAAAGAAATCCAGAGGATCTTGAAATTGATTACG AGGACTGGTTGAAGTTGCAACAAGTTGACGATGATGCTTCTCGCGGAGTGGTAGATGTAGTAAAATATGATTCTGATGCTATTGAAACTGACTGCGAAGACGATAATGAAGTGGACGAGGAAATCGAAGAAGGAACAACGAGTGCTGATCTTGGAGGTGGCTGGGGCAGGATTGTTTTCATGCCTGTTAGAAGGGGTAGACAGGTAACAATGAACGTGTGTAAATCAACCAAAAGCGATGCCTCAGAGGGTTCATTTGTCCGTATGGTCGTAACAAAGAGCAAGAATCCTACCTTGCATCATCAAGCCAAAAAATCTATTTGGGGTGACTTGTGGCCATGTTGA
- the LOC131618492 gene encoding protein MIZU-KUSSEI 1-like, producing MAPPHAADTMPLPVPKPPPLPPISEADSSVPPTPLRMPISLQPANSKGKRSSTNKFFGRFRNMFRSFPIIVPSCKMPTMNGTRASETIIHGGTRITGTLFGYKKARINLAFQEDSKCHPFLLLELAIPTGKLLQDMGMGLNRIALECEKHPSNNKTKVIDEPIWTLFCNGKKTGYGVKRDPTDDDLNVMQMLHAVSVAVGVLPSEMSDPQDGELSYMRAHFERVIGSKDSETYYMMMPDGNSNGPELSVFFVRV from the coding sequence atggcaccacctcatgcagcTGACACAATGCCATTACCGGTGCCAAAACCACCACCACTGCCGCCTATCTCCGAGGCCGATTCCAGTGTACCACCGACACCACTTCGCATGCCGATTTCCTTACAACCGGCAAACAGCAAAGGCAAACGGAGTTCAACCAACAAATTCTTCGGTCGTTTTCGTAATATGTTCCGGTCGTTTCCTATTATAGTACCGTCGTGCAAGATGCCTACCATGAACGGAACCCGTGCTAGTGAAACAATCATACACGGCGGCACGAGGATAACCGGAACCCTATTCGGTTACAAAAAAGCAAGGATAAACCTTGCTTTTCAGGAAGACTCTAAATGTCATCCATTCCTTCTCTTGGAGTTGGCTATTCCTACGGGAAAGCTTCTTCAAGACATGGGAATGGGGCTTAATAGAATCGCGCTGGAGTGCGAGAAGCACCCCAGCAACAATAAAACAAAGGTGATAGATGAACCCATCTGGACACTATTTTGCAATGGAAAGAAAACAGGCTATGGAGTGAAAAGAGATCCAACAGATGATGACTTGAACGTGATGCAGATGTTGCATGCGGTCTCGGTGGCGGTCGGCGTGCTTCCTAGTGAAATGTCGGACCCTCAAGACGGAGAATTGTCGTATATGAGGGCGCATTTTGAGCGTGTGATTGGGTCTAAGGATTCAGAAACTTATTATATGATGATGCCTGATGGAAATAGCAATGGACCTGAACTTAGTGTGTTCTTTGTTAGGGTTTGA